A region from the Flavobacteriales bacterium genome encodes:
- a CDS encoding four helix bundle protein, whose product MPPEYRELSSQFVRSSTSIGANIRESKRAESRKDWIHKLRIALK is encoded by the coding sequence TTGCCTCCGGAATATCGAGAATTGAGTTCTCAATTTGTCAGATCAAGTACGTCAATTGGGGCAAATATTCGAGAATCAAAGAGAGCAGAGAGTCGGAAAGATTGGATACACAAACTAAGAATTGCACTTAAGTAG